From Xylocopilactobacillus apis, a single genomic window includes:
- a CDS encoding lectin-like domain-containing protein gives MKFRNKKYILMDEKVHYKMYKSGKKWVVAGITTFGLVLGIGTAASSVKADAVPQWPSAYSNNKSLADNLITSNPSVSAQDISSQAEFGSINVTPSNFQNYFNMNGDAKWDAVNGILTLTPDLAAKTGNATLKTKISVNDNFSLKGQVNLGNKSAGQGGADGIGIAFHTGSNDLIGAAGGCLGIAGLPDGFGFKLDTYWDPAGAYGTSSYDQDPVRFHTASNQSFGSFAYDKIISGRSTVYTYDGSDAPATKITEPINNQFLPFEANYTGSDHVLTVTYDGKTWKKSLDAWIPQGTTSLSFAIAGVTGGNRNLQQFKLESFAYTGYGVANTKFVGPDGKDITTPTAQANAKVGDQISLTDAIDKIKSVEKGGEYYLASASISTGATTADTSFDATTASITATEQPQTITYKFEKNKSSLKGKDITIYEGQTLDPKDGFDSGTAKDGSALSYGQIQHSGTVDTNTPGSYDISYTYAPNGFQNTPLPTVTAKSTVKVVARKHITLNYVDQKGNPIDSSLLTGLADDIKNGEHSGDYGTSIVVDPIRSLTLNNKEYYTFDHANLDQKPLTTPAKITFGDFDQVITLVYKGAVLPATDTNAVTVHYYLKDKTGTETKTPVLNDAHIGGQIGETVTVQPAAAPAGYTLAPNQTSQSWTLTPNSGKEFTFYYTANLQNNISIEYVDANTSKTVGTDKPGDYYTGDELDISKGGSGLAKLPDGFHYATEDELKDKGFKQPSNPTYTNTPQTEKVYVVGNEVKATDANALTIHYYLRDKSGTNTTKSLKPDRKVGGRVGTELTIATADPAQAAPAGYTLAADQKDQKYTFDPVKPGEISFYYTANDQTNLTVKFVNARTSKTVVTDKPVGKTDDTLDLTETSDYVKGKIPKGYHYAKTADELNGKIQPENPTYKDTPQEVTVYLAGDEIQYGQGGALIHFINNRTQQEIPNAYPKQIFGYVGDIIKIDPYDQNSLPIPTTGYTPVPNQQPVTIELNGDTVQDISFYYDPDQLSNITVNFTNAKNNETVLTDNPIGYVDDVLDISENSNYVKSKMPKGYHYATDDELMGRPQTPNPTFHPMDPGNVNVYIAGDEVSETVNADCGIKVHHYLQGTTKTVPGMTDGFVGGKIGDKIIVYPGAQEHAAPKGYTLVPGQQPVEWQLSPNGGKEIIIYYTANTQDNIKVDFVNAKNDNVIKTDTPTGHHTGDILDLTANSDYVKGQIPDGYHYADGDELNGKTQPKNPEYGPTGQDIKVYLAGDKVENSAENAVKIHHYIQGTTKTVPGMSDTLKGGFVGDTITVSPKDDDQKAPKGYTIVPGQETVKWELKANEGKEIIFYYTADEQTNLTVHFVNAKNDNEVTTDNPAGKTGDTLNLSAAGDYLKDKMPKGYHYATGDELNGKAQPENPEYKATPQDVTVYIAGDKVENNAANGIKIHHYLQGTTTTVPGMSDTLKGGFVGDTITVSPEDNDQKAPDGYTIVPGQETVKWDLKANEGKEIIFYYTANELSNLTVHFVNAKNDNEVTHDNPAGKTGDTLNLSAAGDYLKDKMPKGYHYATGDELNGKTQPENPEYKATPQDVTVYIAGDKVADDGTADNGIKIHHYLQGTTKTVPGMSDTFKGGLVGDTLTISPEDDDQTAPDGYTIVPGQETVKWELKADEGKEIIFYYTANEQNNLTIHFVNAKNDNEVAHDNPVGKTDDILDISATGDYIKGKMPKGYHYAKETELNGKTQPTENPTFKAKGQDVTIYVAGDEIDGHDANGVKIHHYLKDTTTNVPGMTDTFKGGLVGDTLTISPEDDDQKAPDGYTIVPGQETVKWELNADGGKEITYYYTANTQDNITIDFVDANTKETVGSIKPTGHVTGDKLDLSENSKDLGKIPDGFHYATADELKDLGFEQPKEITYTTKEQTEKVYVIGNDVKDTDSNALTIHYYLKDKDGKETTTSLKPDRKVGGRVGTQTIISAKAKEQEIPGYTIVSEDQKYTFEASKPGEVTFYYTADAQNNITINFIDANTKETVGTITPSGHITGDELDLSENSKDLAGKLPNGYHYATTDELNKLGLEQPKNPTYTDDVQTENVYVVGNRVNTTDKNAVTVHYYLQDKLGNNTTTSVLPDSKIGGRVGQKVTASAATAPDGYEVVPGQEPQDWVLKADEGKAFTFYYKAATLHSIGVDFVNAKTGKTIVNNDQPAGKTGDILDLSSNSDYIKGKMPKGYHYSTPSELNGKTQPENLTYTTTSQKATVYITGESDESIEIAFVDIDSGETLNTNKPTGYYTGDTLDLTPTSKEIAGKIPEGYHYATEKELSSKSKSQPANQEYDGGLLHTVIVYIAASKVSDDSESAVTIHYYLQDKDNKPTEIQIRPDRKAGGRFNETLHLDSETETIPDGYTAVPKKQDVKITSSKGQEVTFYYKGNARTNINIEFKDTKGNTVQAAKTSSKTYYNGNSLELFDKDGKFVDQGGVTKPSGYEVTPEAKLKALGLEQPTICKPGQTLVTVYVDKAAQNLVVEHRVRSINGALVQGMKTTTDVSRPDGTFSIDVNEKVHRAPSSKYKLSGYAYELNNNSNTTIGPRVIPGNGIITVRADEVKDGKITLIYMIR, from the coding sequence CAGACGGAATCGGGATTGCTTTCCATACGGGAAGCAATGATTTAATCGGAGCTGCCGGCGGCTGTTTGGGAATCGCTGGACTTCCTGATGGATTCGGATTTAAGCTGGATACTTATTGGGATCCTGCCGGAGCCTATGGAACCAGTTCCTACGATCAAGATCCAGTTAGATTCCATACTGCAAGCAATCAGTCTTTTGGTTCATTTGCTTATGACAAAATCATAAGCGGCCGCTCTACTGTCTACACTTACGATGGATCTGACGCTCCAGCAACTAAAATTACTGAACCAATAAATAACCAGTTCCTTCCATTTGAAGCTAATTATACTGGTTCAGATCACGTCTTAACTGTTACATATGATGGTAAAACTTGGAAGAAGAGCCTCGATGCTTGGATCCCTCAAGGTACTACTTCACTATCATTTGCAATCGCTGGCGTTACCGGCGGCAATCGTAACTTACAGCAGTTTAAGTTAGAAAGTTTTGCTTACACCGGTTACGGGGTTGCTAACACCAAATTTGTTGGACCTGACGGCAAAGATATCACGACCCCAACAGCACAAGCAAACGCTAAAGTTGGTGATCAGATCTCCTTAACTGATGCAATTGACAAAATCAAGAGCGTTGAAAAAGGCGGCGAATATTATTTAGCTAGCGCTTCTATCTCAACTGGTGCAACAACGGCTGATACTTCATTTGATGCAACGACGGCTTCAATCACAGCCACTGAACAGCCCCAAACAATTACCTACAAGTTTGAAAAGAATAAATCTTCTTTAAAAGGTAAAGATATTACAATCTACGAGGGTCAAACGCTCGATCCAAAAGATGGCTTCGACAGTGGTACCGCAAAAGACGGCTCTGCCCTCTCCTATGGACAGATTCAGCACAGCGGTACAGTTGATACAAATACTCCGGGAAGTTATGACATTTCTTACACCTATGCACCAAATGGGTTCCAGAACACTCCACTTCCAACAGTTACTGCTAAATCAACTGTGAAAGTCGTTGCCCGTAAACATATCACCCTTAATTATGTTGACCAAAAAGGAAATCCTATTGACAGCAGCTTATTGACTGGATTAGCCGATGACATCAAAAATGGTGAACATTCTGGTGATTATGGCACATCAATTGTTGTTGATCCGATTAGATCTCTAACGCTCAACAACAAGGAATATTACACTTTTGACCATGCTAATTTGGATCAAAAGCCTCTAACTACTCCAGCCAAAATAACTTTTGGCGACTTTGACCAAGTTATAACATTAGTTTACAAAGGTGCAGTGCTCCCTGCCACTGATACCAACGCGGTAACAGTTCATTACTATCTTAAAGATAAAACTGGAACTGAAACTAAAACTCCTGTTTTAAATGATGCTCACATTGGCGGTCAAATTGGCGAAACGGTTACAGTTCAACCAGCGGCAGCTCCAGCCGGTTATACGTTAGCGCCTAATCAGACAAGTCAGTCATGGACGCTAACTCCAAATAGTGGTAAAGAATTTACCTTCTATTACACTGCTAATCTACAAAACAACATCTCAATTGAATACGTAGATGCTAACACTAGCAAAACCGTTGGCACTGATAAACCGGGAGATTATTATACTGGTGATGAGTTAGACATCAGTAAAGGCGGCAGCGGACTTGCCAAGTTACCAGATGGCTTCCACTATGCAACAGAGGATGAACTAAAGGACAAAGGTTTTAAACAGCCAAGTAATCCAACTTATACTAATACTCCTCAGACTGAAAAAGTTTACGTGGTTGGTAATGAAGTAAAAGCTACGGATGCTAATGCTTTAACAATCCACTACTATCTAAGAGATAAAAGCGGCACAAATACCACTAAATCTTTAAAACCAGATCGTAAAGTAGGTGGTCGAGTTGGAACTGAACTTACAATCGCAACAGCAGATCCAGCACAAGCTGCACCTGCAGGATACACTTTAGCAGCTGACCAAAAGGATCAAAAATACACATTTGATCCAGTAAAGCCTGGCGAAATAAGTTTCTATTACACAGCTAACGACCAAACAAATTTAACTGTTAAATTTGTGAATGCCAGAACTAGTAAAACAGTCGTTACGGATAAACCGGTCGGCAAAACTGACGATACTTTAGACTTAACAGAAACTAGTGATTATGTTAAAGGAAAGATTCCTAAAGGCTATCACTATGCAAAAACTGCCGATGAATTAAATGGAAAAATTCAGCCGGAAAATCCTACTTATAAGGATACTCCCCAGGAAGTTACGGTTTATTTAGCTGGTGATGAAATTCAATACGGTCAAGGCGGAGCTCTTATTCACTTTATTAACAATAGAACCCAGCAAGAGATTCCAAATGCGTATCCGAAACAAATTTTTGGATACGTTGGAGACATTATTAAAATTGACCCATATGATCAAAACAGTCTTCCAATTCCAACAACCGGATACACTCCTGTCCCTAACCAGCAGCCAGTAACTATCGAACTTAACGGTGATACAGTTCAAGATATCAGCTTCTATTACGATCCTGATCAGCTCTCAAATATTACGGTTAACTTCACAAATGCAAAGAATAATGAAACAGTTCTCACAGATAACCCTATTGGTTATGTTGATGATGTATTGGATATTTCTGAAAACAGTAATTACGTTAAGAGCAAGATGCCTAAAGGCTATCATTATGCTACAGATGATGAATTAATGGGTCGACCACAGACTCCAAATCCTACCTTCCATCCGATGGATCCTGGTAATGTGAATGTTTATATTGCTGGTGATGAGGTCAGTGAAACCGTCAATGCTGATTGCGGAATCAAAGTTCATCATTACCTCCAAGGAACTACAAAAACCGTTCCTGGTATGACTGACGGATTTGTCGGAGGAAAAATTGGAGACAAAATTATCGTATATCCTGGCGCTCAAGAACACGCCGCACCTAAAGGGTATACCCTTGTGCCTGGTCAGCAGCCAGTAGAATGGCAGCTTAGTCCAAATGGCGGTAAAGAGATTATTATCTACTACACCGCAAATACGCAAGATAATATTAAAGTTGACTTTGTTAACGCCAAAAACGACAACGTTATCAAGACAGATACTCCAACCGGTCATCATACAGGAGATATCTTAGATCTAACCGCTAATAGCGATTACGTTAAAGGCCAGATCCCTGATGGTTATCATTATGCTGATGGTGATGAATTAAATGGTAAGACTCAGCCAAAGAATCCTGAGTATGGCCCAACTGGTCAAGATATTAAAGTCTATCTTGCAGGAGACAAGGTTGAGAACAGCGCTGAGAATGCCGTCAAAATCCATCATTACATCCAAGGTACTACCAAGACTGTTCCTGGTATGAGCGATACACTTAAGGGTGGTTTCGTTGGTGATACAATTACTGTAAGCCCTAAAGATGATGATCAAAAAGCTCCGAAAGGATACACGATCGTTCCTGGTCAAGAAACTGTTAAATGGGAACTAAAGGCAAATGAAGGTAAGGAAATTATCTTCTACTACACCGCTGATGAGCAAACTAATCTAACTGTTCATTTTGTCAATGCGAAGAATGATAATGAAGTAACTACTGATAATCCTGCTGGTAAGACTGGTGATACTTTAAATCTTTCGGCTGCCGGAGATTATCTTAAAGATAAGATGCCTAAAGGCTATCACTACGCAACGGGTGATGAACTAAACGGCAAGGCTCAGCCAGAGAACCCAGAATATAAAGCAACACCACAAGATGTAACTGTTTATATCGCTGGTGATAAAGTTGAAAACAATGCTGCAAACGGCATCAAAATTCACCACTATCTCCAAGGAACTACAACAACCGTTCCCGGAATGAGTGACACACTTAAGGGTGGTTTTGTTGGTGATACTATCACTGTAAGCCCTGAAGATAATGATCAAAAAGCTCCAGACGGATATACAATTGTTCCTGGTCAAGAAACTGTTAAATGGGATCTAAAGGCAAATGAAGGTAAGGAAATTATCTTCTACTACACTGCTAATGAACTAAGTAACTTAACTGTTCATTTTGTTAATGCAAAAAATGATAACGAAGTAACTCATGATAATCCTGCTGGTAAGACTGGTGATACTTTAAATCTTTCGGCTGCTGGAGATTATCTTAAAGATAAGATGCCTAAAGGCTATCACTACGCAACAGGTGATGAACTAAACGGCAAGACTCAGCCAGAAAATCCAGAATATAAAGCAACACCACAAGATGTAACTGTTTATATTGCTGGTGACAAAGTTGCAGATGACGGAACTGCCGATAATGGCATCAAGATCCATCATTATCTCCAAGGTACTACCAAGACTGTTCCTGGTATGAGCGACACATTTAAAGGCGGTTTAGTTGGTGATACTCTTACTATCAGTCCTGAAGATGATGATCAAACTGCGCCAGACGGATATACAATTGTTCCTGGTCAGGAAACTGTTAAATGGGAATTAAAGGCAGATGAGGGTAAGGAAATTATCTTCTATTACACCGCTAATGAGCAAAACAACTTAACCATTCATTTTGTCAATGCGAAGAATGATAACGAAGTAGCTCATGACAATCCTGTTGGTAAAACTGATGATATTTTAGATATCTCAGCTACTGGAGATTACATCAAAGGTAAGATGCCTAAAGGCTATCACTACGCTAAAGAAACTGAACTGAACGGCAAGACTCAACCAACTGAAAATCCAACCTTTAAAGCAAAAGGACAAGATGTCACAATTTATGTTGCCGGAGATGAGATCGACGGACATGATGCAAATGGTGTTAAAATCCATCATTACCTCAAAGATACTACAACTAATGTTCCGGGAATGACCGACACATTTAAAGGCGGTTTAGTTGGTGATACTCTTACTATCAGTCCTGAAGATGATGATCAAAAAGCGCCCGACGGCTACACGATTGTTCCTGGTCAAGAAACTGTTAAATGGGAATTAAATGCAGACGGTGGTAAAGAAATTACTTACTATTACACAGCTAATACCCAAGACAACATTACCATCGATTTTGTTGACGCAAATACTAAAGAAACTGTTGGTTCTATTAAGCCTACGGGTCACGTAACTGGTGATAAATTAGATCTAAGTGAAAATAGTAAAGATCTAGGTAAAATCCCGGATGGGTTCCACTATGCCACAGCAGATGAATTAAAGGACTTAGGATTTGAACAACCAAAAGAAATAACATATACCACTAAAGAACAAACCGAAAAAGTATATGTTATAGGTAATGATGTTAAAGATACAGATTCTAATGCATTAACAATTCACTACTATTTGAAGGATAAGGATGGAAAGGAAACAACGACATCCTTAAAACCTGATCGTAAAGTTGGTGGTCGCGTTGGTACTCAAACTATAATCTCTGCTAAAGCTAAAGAACAAGAAATTCCTGGCTATACGATCGTAAGCGAGGATCAGAAATATACTTTTGAAGCCAGTAAACCTGGTGAAGTTACCTTCTATTACACGGCAGATGCTCAAAATAACATCACTATTAATTTTATAGATGCTAATACTAAGGAAACTGTTGGCACAATTACACCTTCTGGACATATAACAGGTGACGAATTAGACCTAAGTGAAAATAGTAAAGATCTTGCTGGCAAGTTACCAAATGGTTACCATTATGCCACAACAGATGAATTAAATAAGTTAGGACTTGAGCAGCCTAAGAACCCTACATATACTGATGACGTTCAAACAGAAAATGTTTATGTCGTAGGAAACAGAGTAAACACCACAGACAAAAACGCAGTAACAGTTCATTACTATCTGCAGGACAAACTAGGCAACAATACAACAACATCAGTACTGCCAGACAGTAAGATCGGTGGACGTGTCGGACAAAAGGTTACTGCTTCAGCAGCAACAGCACCAGATGGATATGAAGTTGTTCCTGGTCAAGAACCTCAAGATTGGGTACTTAAAGCTGATGAAGGCAAAGCATTTACCTTCTATTACAAAGCAGCAACTTTACATAGTATCGGTGTGGATTTTGTAAATGCTAAGACAGGCAAAACAATAGTAAATAATGATCAGCCAGCAGGAAAAACTGGAGACATCTTAGATCTCAGCAGTAATAGTGATTACATTAAAGGTAAGATGCCAAAAGGTTATCACTACTCAACTCCTAGTGAATTAAACGGTAAGACTCAGCCAGAGAATTTAACTTATACGACAACTTCTCAAAAAGCGACAGTATATATAACTGGTGAATCCGATGAATCTATTGAAATTGCTTTTGTAGATATTGATAGTGGTGAAACACTTAACACCAATAAACCAACTGGCTACTATACAGGTGATACACTTGATCTTACACCAACAAGTAAGGAAATAGCGGGCAAAATCCCTGAAGGTTATCACTATGCAACAGAAAAGGAATTGAGTTCAAAAAGTAAGAGCCAACCGGCGAATCAGGAATATGATGGAGGATTACTGCATACAGTAATTGTATATATAGCAGCCAGCAAAGTCTCAGACGATTCAGAGAGTGCTGTAACCATTCACTACTATTTACAAGACAAGGATAACAAACCAACAGAAATACAAATAAGACCTGACAGAAAAGCTGGCGGAAGATTTAATGAAACTCTCCATTTAGATTCAGAAACAGAGACGATACCAGATGGCTATACTGCTGTTCCTAAAAAGCAAGATGTTAAAATAACATCAAGTAAAGGCCAGGAAGTTACTTTCTACTACAAAGGTAATGCAAGAACCAATATTAATATCGAGTTTAAAGATACTAAAGGAAATACTGTTCAAGCTGCAAAAACAAGCAGCAAAACATACTATAACGGAAACTCATTAGAGTTATTCGATAAAGACGGGAAGTTTGTTGATCAGGGTGGAGTTACTAAACCATCTGGATATGAAGTAACACCAGAAGCAAAACTAAAAGCCCTGGGACTTGAGCAGCCGACAATATGTAAACCGGGACAGACACTCGTAACAGTTTATGTAGATAAAGCTGCACAGAATCTTGTTGTCGAACATAGAGTTAGAAGCATTAATGGGGCCCTTGTACAAGGAATGAAAACTACGACTGATGTTTCTAGACCAGATGGAACATTTAGTATCGACGTCAATGAAAAGGTACATCGTGCTCCATCATCAAAATACAAGTTATCAGGGTATGCGTATGAACTAAATAATAATTCTAATACAACTATTGGACCTAGAGTTATTCCAGGTAATGGAATAATTACAGTGCGTGCCGATGAGGTAAAAGACGGTAAAATAACTCTTATCTACATGATTAGATAG
- the tnpB gene encoding IS66 family insertion sequence element accessory protein TnpB (TnpB, as the term is used for proteins encoded by IS66 family insertion elements, is considered an accessory protein, since TnpC, encoded by a neighboring gene, is a DDE family transposase.), protein MNRLINFQALKAVYLICGKTDLRKGIDGLAAIVHEQFDLDPFQPELFLFCGNRRDRFKALYHESDGFILLYKRVDHGRLQWPNEPEELLKLNQKQLGDLLNGLSVVSTIKPAEAGYFY, encoded by the coding sequence TTGAATCGGTTAATTAACTTTCAAGCTTTAAAAGCCGTCTATTTAATCTGTGGTAAAACTGATCTTCGCAAAGGAATTGACGGGTTAGCTGCGATCGTTCATGAGCAGTTTGATCTTGATCCCTTCCAGCCTGAACTTTTTCTCTTCTGCGGCAATCGACGGGACCGCTTTAAAGCTCTCTATCATGAATCTGACGGCTTTATCCTGCTTTATAAGCGGGTTGATCACGGAAGATTACAATGGCCTAATGAACCAGAAGAACTGTTAAAGTTAAATCAAAAACAATTAGGTGATCTCTTAAACGGTCTCAGTGTTGTCTCGACAATAAAACCAGCTGAAGCAGGATATTTCTACTAA
- the istB gene encoding IS21-like element helper ATPase IstB translates to MEQIKEIQTIMKELRLSAAAKVIPELVQTANVDQASYSDFLLSVMHKEQKERAEKARLRRFTWATLPYQRSLDEFEVNIQPALSQKQFNELRELNWVDQSYNLILLGPTGVGKTFLSVGLCVEAINNGYSAIFITMGDLIKVLKTETISRQSQIRLKHLLKANLIVLDDLMFMALDQDEANLLFYFINKLYEQTSFIITSNKSPEQWSEVIGDEVITGAILDRIVQKSQVIEMIGDSYRVTHRQTIFKDNK, encoded by the coding sequence ATGGAACAGATTAAAGAGATTCAGACGATTATGAAAGAACTTAGATTAAGCGCTGCTGCTAAAGTTATCCCTGAATTAGTACAGACCGCTAATGTTGATCAAGCAAGTTACAGTGATTTCCTCTTATCAGTCATGCACAAAGAACAAAAAGAGCGTGCTGAGAAAGCACGCTTACGACGATTTACTTGGGCAACTCTTCCCTATCAACGCTCCTTAGATGAATTTGAAGTTAATATTCAACCTGCCCTAAGCCAAAAGCAATTTAACGAATTACGAGAGCTCAATTGGGTTGATCAAAGTTATAACTTAATTCTTCTCGGTCCAACCGGAGTCGGCAAAACTTTTTTATCAGTTGGTCTATGCGTTGAAGCAATTAATAACGGCTACAGTGCCATCTTCATCACGATGGGAGATTTAATCAAAGTCCTCAAAACTGAAACCATCTCCCGTCAATCACAAATTCGTCTCAAGCACTTATTAAAGGCCAATTTAATTGTACTTGATGACTTAATGTTTATGGCTTTAGACCAAGATGAAGCTAATCTCCTTTTTTATTTCATCAACAAGTTATATGAACAAACTTCATTCATTATTACATCCAATAAGAGTCCTGAACAATGGAGTGAAGTAATTGGTGATGAAGTCATTACGGGAGCTATTTTGGATCGAATTGTCCAAAAGTCTCAAGTAATTGAGATGATTGGAGATAGTTATCGGGTAACTCATCGGCAAACCATCTTTAAAGACAATAAATAG
- a CDS encoding IS21 family transposase has translation MKILFRKILELHAQNVSQRKIAVITGNSRTKVSEVIHLAEEQNYGLFKPSTVRKYVKELREKYKIEKKIKQRQYAAVPELPMGLQGQMDFGETTQLTTTGTRIKLYFFAFVLSHSRYKYLEWQRTPFTTDDLVRCLLHTFQFLGGKPKQIVFDQDRIIMVDENSGDLVFTQAFQAFKASEHLEVYACRGSDPESKGKIENVVQFVKKGFARGRVFTNLESWNEESCAWLKRRGNGKQHNGTKKIPAIVFETERAHLQPIAYNHEITAKEVIKRAVREDNTIMYRSNRYSVPLGTYDCNQKKEVVLEIKEDKLNIVDLKTGEILADHQLTQASGKLIQRSCDRRNSGIELTRLTAEAIKLFPNAKPAHKFIKLLAAKYPRYLRDQLNIILKLGGDYSDKEMNQALHYCLKNQLISANDLKAAIKKLPQYQKHLAAVKTETKSLPLAKETKVKLKPYQPEVRSLEVYTNILKGDGDGTD, from the coding sequence TTGAAAATATTATTTCGAAAGATTCTTGAACTTCATGCTCAAAATGTTTCACAGCGAAAAATCGCGGTGATTACCGGCAACTCTAGAACCAAAGTTTCTGAAGTTATCCACTTGGCTGAAGAACAAAATTATGGGCTCTTTAAACCCAGTACGGTACGCAAATATGTTAAAGAACTTCGCGAAAAGTACAAAATTGAAAAGAAAATTAAACAGCGCCAATATGCTGCTGTCCCCGAATTACCAATGGGGCTCCAGGGACAGATGGATTTTGGTGAAACAACCCAGCTGACTACCACCGGAACACGCATTAAGCTCTACTTCTTTGCTTTTGTGTTATCCCATTCCCGCTATAAATACTTGGAATGGCAGCGAACACCCTTTACTACAGATGATTTAGTTCGCTGTCTCCTTCACACTTTTCAGTTTCTAGGCGGTAAACCAAAACAAATTGTTTTTGATCAAGATCGAATCATCATGGTTGATGAAAACAGTGGTGATCTAGTTTTTACTCAAGCTTTTCAAGCCTTTAAAGCAAGTGAACACCTTGAAGTTTATGCCTGTCGCGGGAGTGATCCCGAGTCTAAAGGCAAAATAGAGAATGTGGTTCAGTTTGTGAAAAAGGGTTTCGCCCGTGGTCGGGTATTTACTAACCTTGAGTCTTGGAATGAAGAAAGCTGTGCTTGGCTTAAAAGGCGGGGTAACGGCAAACAGCATAATGGAACTAAAAAGATTCCGGCAATCGTGTTTGAAACAGAACGGGCTCATTTACAGCCAATAGCTTATAATCACGAAATAACGGCAAAGGAAGTAATCAAACGAGCTGTGCGTGAGGATAACACCATTATGTATCGGAGTAATCGTTATAGTGTTCCTCTTGGAACGTATGATTGTAATCAAAAAAAGGAGGTGGTCTTAGAGATTAAAGAAGATAAATTAAACATCGTTGATTTAAAGACTGGTGAAATTTTAGCTGATCACCAACTCACTCAGGCTAGCGGAAAACTCATTCAGCGCAGCTGTGACCGCCGTAATTCTGGAATTGAATTAACGCGCTTAACGGCCGAAGCAATTAAACTTTTTCCCAATGCGAAACCAGCACACAAGTTTATCAAACTCCTTGCAGCCAAGTACCCGCGTTATCTCCGCGATCAGCTGAATATAATTTTAAAGTTAGGTGGTGATTATTCAGATAAAGAAATGAATCAAGCATTACATTATTGTCTCAAAAATCAATTGATTAGTGCTAATGATTTGAAAGCAGCAATTAAAAAGCTCCCGCAGTATCAAAAACATTTAGCAGCAGTTAAGACTGAAACAAAAAGTCTTCCCTTAGCTAAAGAAACTAAAGTAAAACTAAAGCCGTACCAGCCTGAAGTTAGATCGCTGGAAGTTTATACCAATATTTTGAAAGGAGATGGTGATGGAACAGATTAA
- a CDS encoding transposase domain-containing protein, which produces MAFFILSLAETTRLNGLNFEKYLTYIFSELPKYYGNPSAEELEDYLPWAAEVQARCKQ; this is translated from the coding sequence ATGGCATTCTTCATTTTAAGCTTAGCTGAAACAACACGCTTAAACGGGCTTAACTTTGAAAAATACCTGACGTATATATTTTCTGAACTGCCAAAATATTATGGCAATCCATCAGCGGAAGAGCTGGAGGATTATTTACCGTGGGCAGCAGAAGTCCAAGCGAGGTGTAAGCAATAA